ATCCCAACACACTAGCCGGTCCGTCTCCGgtgcctctcctcccccACGCGCCTTGGCGCAGACTGGGCCGGTCGTCCGATGGCTCCGGCTGCTGGCGTAAAGCCTCGCATACTTGTATCTGTCCATGGACACCGTGTGAAATTGGTCCAGACGGTTTTTCCAGCTGTATATGAGCCTCGGGCAGTGTCGCCTGCATTTCCGGGCTGTCCAATACAGACGTGCCGGGGCGGCTGTTCAACGGCCCCAGTTCTTGCGCCAACGTCTGATTTGACCGTTTCAACAGACCTTGCGTGGGCTCGCTCACACCCACTCCACAGTCAGGACCTTCGTGCTTCCTAGGGCTGGCGCCTAAAGACAGCACTCGCAAAAAGCAATCCGGCGGCCGAATAGGCTTCCTCTGCGAGTAAGACAAAACTATAGCGGAGCACTGCCGATTCCAGAGCGGCTGGCGAACTGGGTCACCAGAAAAGATGGAAATCAGCAACGGAGCTCATGTTGCAAGCAAGCTTACCGTCGAGACTAGCCTCGTCAACAGAATCCGGGAATCTCCGCGATGCCTCCGGGTCTCTGACACCGGGGCTCCCGATACCTGCGGCCCCTCCCGCTGCTCCCCCTAGCGGCTTGCTGAGAGCCTGAAACACGGGCTGTCAGCATAGACAGGCATACAAAACACAAGAtgcagcgcgaggctggcGTGCGGCACTGGTGAAGTATTCAGAGACGGGAAGGGCTGAACGTGTTGGGGGGCGGCGTGCTTACCTGTGTGTTGCTAACGCCATCCGCAAGGCCGTCAATCTGttctgcggcctccacgcTGCTAGGCGGCTGCGTCGTCAGGATTCTGTCACCTTGCGCATTTGCCGGACGTTTGCTCTCTTCGCAGTTTGCATTTTCTGCTTCCGGTCGTGCCACCTTTAGTCGAGGCGACACCACCTTTGATATGCCCATTTTTTCGGCTCGCGCCACTATTCGCGCCCCCTGATCACTGCTGTCAAGGTTTTCGTCGCatcctgcgccggcgcccatCTCTTCCGCGGTAGACCTGACCGCGCTAGGCCTGTTCAGGCCGAAGGGGACGCCAGGTGACTCCGCGGGCAAAACCAGTTGCGAGTGCGCCCCGTCAAAAGGGCGTGCCCTAGTATCCTCGGGCCCAGCTCCAAGCCGCGAGCTGCGTTGTTGCAGAACATTGCCGAGAGCCTCTCCATATCTTACAGGGCCTTGAGAGTTGGCCATGACCTCTCGTGCCAGTCCGGTGCTCGATGGAAGTGCGGAATTGATGCTTCCCCTCGCTACGCAATTTGGTTTCTCGCCCCCGTTGAAACCGTGACTACCCGTATGCGCTTGCCAAGACACTCCTGAATTCTGCTGCGTTCCCTGGAGATGTGCaacagcggcgtcgccgctaACCACCATCCTCGACTGATGTGCTGCAAAAGCGTTAACGGTTGAAAACACTGACTTCGTCATAAGTTCTATCTCACACACGCACTcccgccccgcctcctcgtcatAATGTAAGGCCGCCCCGTTCGACGAGTTGAGCCCCGACACGCTGCCGGCACCTCCGAGGTTCACTGCGTCCTCGGCCGCCAGTAACGCGCGTGTTTGTGAAGTGACTCGGCTGAGGTCTAGGCGCGGCACAAATGCCGGACGGCTCCAGACCCGGGGGcgcttgtctctctctgacACGCCCTGCTCTGTTTCTGGTACGAACACAGTTGTTGAGTTGCAGGGCGGCGCTCCTCCGTGAGTTACACCGTGTGTTACACCGAGGCCCGGATGAAATTGAATGCGCTCGCCTGCACAGCGTCGCAGTCGCGGGACAGGGTGTAGACCGTTCTCAGCTCCCTGCGTCGAAGCCGCCGCCACCGACTCCACGGGCAACTGCAGATAGGGCtggggcagctgcagcgcaggaCTGTCGACACACGTGGAAATCGACTGCGAGCGCGCTGCGTCCGGGGTGGCGACTCCAGCCGCAGCCTGAAGCCGTTCACACTGCTGCAGCACCTGTACcgccctgcggccgcagtcgTCACCCTCCACCAGCCGCTGACAGACTTGCTCGGCGCTGTCGatttcctcgccgtcgcccggagtctcgcgctcgctccgcCCAGTGCACGCGGACATTTGCTCACTTTCGCCCTCGTCAGCATATGCGGACGACGTCCCTGTCGACGAGTTGAGACCCGCCACGCTGCCGGCACCTCCGAGGTTCACTGCGTCCTCGGCCGCCAGTAACGCGCGTGTTTGTGAAGTGACTCGGCTGAGGTCTAGGCGCGGCACAAATGCCGGACGGCTCCAGACCCGGGGGcgcttgtctctctctgacACGCCCTGCTCTGTTTCTGGTACGAACACAGTTGTTGAGTTGCAGGGCGGCGCTCCTCCGTGAGTTACACCGTGTGTTACACCGAGGCCCGGATGAAATTGAATGCGCTCGCCTGCACAGCGTCGCAGTCGCGGGGCAGGGTGTAGACCGTTCTCAGCTCCCTGCGTCGAAGCCGCCGCCACCGACTCCACGGGCAACTGCAGATAGGGCtggggcagctgcagcgcaggaCTGTCGACACACGTGGAAATCGACTGCGAGCGTGCTGCGTCCGGGGTGGCGACTCCAGCCGCAGCCTGAAGCCGTTCACACTGCTGCAGCACCTGTACcgccctgcggccgcagtcgTCACCCTCCACCAGCCGCTGACAGACTTGCTCGGCGCTGTCGatttcctcgccgtcgcccggagtctcgcgctcgctccgcCCAGTGCACGCGGACATTTGCTCACTTTCGCCCTCGTCAGCATATGCGGACGACGTCCCTGTCGACGAGTTGAGACCCGCCACGCTGCCGGCACCTCCGAGGTTCACTGCGTCCTCGGCCGCCAGTAACGCGCGTGTTTGTGAAGTGACTCGGCTGAGGTCTAGGCGCGGCACAAATGCCGGACGGCTCCAGACCCGGGGGcgcttgtctctctctgacACGCCCTGCTCTGTTTCTGGTACGAACACAGTTGTTGAGTTGCAGGGCGGCGCTCCTCCGTGAGTTACACCGTGTGTTACACCGAGGCCCGGATGAAATTGAATGCGCTCGCCTGCACAGCGTCGCAGTCGCGGGGCAGGGTGTAGACCGTTCTCAGCTCCCTGCGTCGAAGCCGCCGCCACCGACTCCACGGGCAACTGCAGATAGGGCtggggcagctgcagcgcaggaCTGTCGACACACGTGGAAATCGACTGCGAGCGCGCTGCGTCCGGGGTGGCGACTCCAGCCGCAGCCTGAAGCCGTTCACACTGCTGCAGCACCTGTACcgccctgcggccgcagtcgTCACCCTCCACCAGCCGCTGACAGACTTGCTCGGCGCTGTCGatttcctcgccgtcgcccggagtctcgcgctcgctccgcCCAGTGCACGCGGACATTTGCTCACTTTCGCCCTCGTCAGCATATGCGGACGACGTCCCTGTCGACGAGTTGAGACCCGCCACGCTGCCGGCACCTCCGAGGTTCATTGCGTCCTCGGCCGCCAGTAACGCGCGTGTTTGTGAAGTGACTCGGCTGAGGTCTAGGCGCGGCACAAATGCCGGACGGCTCCAGACCCGGGGGcgcttgtctctctctgacACGCCCTGCTCTGTTTCTGGTACGAACACAGTTGTTGAGTTGCAGGGCGGCGCTCCTCCGTGAGTTACACCGTGTGTTACACCGAGGCCCGGATGAAATTGAATGCGCTCGCCTGCACAGCGTCGCAGTCGCGGGGCAGGGTGTAGACCGTTCTCAGCTCCCTGCGTCGAAGCCGCCGCCACCGACTCCACGGGCAACTGCAGATAGGGCtggggcagctgcagcgcaggaCTGTCGACACACGTGGAAATCGACTGCGAGCGCGCTGCGTCCGGGGTGGCGACTCCAGCCGCAGCCTGAAGCCGTTCACACTGCTGCAGCACCTGTACcgccctgcggccgcagtcgTCACCCTCCACCAGCCGCTGACAGACTTGCTCGGCGCTGTCGatttcctcgccgtcgcccggagtctcgcgctcgctccgcCCAGTGCACGCGGACATTTGCTCACTTTCGCCCTCGTCAGCATATGCGGACGACGTCCCTGTCGACGAGTTGAGACCCGCCACGCTGCCGGCACCTCCGAGGTTCACTGCGTCCTCGGCCGCCAGTAACGCGCGTGTTTGTGAAGTGACTCGGCTGAGGTCTAGGCGCGGCACAAATGCCCGACGTCGCGAAACAAAGGGCCGTGTCTCTCGTTCTGACATGGCGTGTCTTGGTGTGCAAGGACAACCGTGTGCGTTTGCGGGGAGATGAGTGATCATCTGAGTAGGAACGTTATCGCTGCGCATGGAGtgtcgctgccgcgagcggagaaaaaacgaTGAGAATTTGTCTGCCTCTGCCACTGACCCGTCCATGAGAGCTATCCGGTGGTCAGTTAGCTAGAAGACACACAGACAGTAAGGATTTGTTCGAGACAGCAGATCTGCAAGGAGTTGGAGGCCGCTTGGAATCGGCGGGTCGAGAGTATAAATATCCCGCTACAGTCGAAGTGGCATAGAACCAAGATTCAAATGTTTCTGCATCAACCAAATGCTAACCAATCACGTGGCGCTTTCCATGCCTCATTACTAGCTGTGGTCGGGCGACCTATGACAAACGGCAGCAAGCCACAGCCAGGAACAACAAAGCAGGGGCCGGCACACAGCGCTACAGCTATGGCTTTCCGCATAGCACGACTCCTTCTGCTGTCCTGTTTGCCTCGTCGAGTGAGCTGGATTTTCAGGGTTCCTCAATCTTGCGGCGCGAAGGGTGCTCACTACGACGTTGACGCGGACTGATTTACCAAAACGTAAGCACAACCAGCATCTGCTTCACGGTGGGGCATTTCTAGTCGACGTGCGTCGAACGTGCATTCGCGCTGATCCACATCGCCTGACTCGCTCGCCGAATTAGATTAACGAACGTTCTACCGTCTGTGAACGACAATTCGGCACTATCTCTTTTGCGAGTTTCTCACAAGACGCGTTGCTAATCTGGTATCACATCTCCGAAGCACCGCAGACTATACGAGCAACACGCAGACTTAAGGTAACCTCTTTGTTTCGCGACAGTGCAGCAGTGCCCTTTTGATGCTTTCAGGAGGGCGATAGGTCGTCCCGTTTTCAGTTGATGATCAGAGCTCAAGGAAAGACTTCCTTACCACTCAATCGTATTCACCACATACGAACGAACACAATGCGATACAGGAAGAGTCACTCGCACCCAGCGCGGCTTAGTGATCCGGAGCTAGTGACGACGCAGGATCGCACAATACCCCAATCTTACACAGCCTTGCGTAAGCCAgcacgcagagccgcgcggggTGTCGTTTTCATGCATGACCATAGTGAAGACTGCCACGGCTAGTTCAACCCTGCAGCCGATTGCTACAAAACCAACGGCTGGCGGTTCGCGATCGTGCATCGTGTCATAGCCCACACACTCACGAGTCCTGGATGATTCGGTCGATACCGAAGAGATAAGACCCCTATCGTCTCCGGAAGTTTTGGAAGTGTTCACAAATGGTCCGGCCTCCGGAACGTTTACCATACGTGAcccagaagagagacgaatTTCAGCCTGATGATGCCATTCCGGAGTGAAGCCGTCGACCGTCCTCTTGCATCAAGAAGGCGCATTTCATTAGAACTTGTCCGGTATACAGTTCCACAACATCATATCGGTAAACCATCAGCACACTTTGGTGGCATGAGTTTCGTCCGCTGCGCCAGAGAAATGACCCTAATGGCCGCCAATTCTACAACATCAGCGCGCCAAAGTCTTTAACTTGCTAGAATATTGTTTAGGCTtctgaggaagacgagactGCTAACTGGCTGTAACATGTGCAGATCCAGTGTCCATCGTACTGGATGAGACATTTGCAGCAACACTGAGTGGGTTCCTTTTGGCAGGACGAAACGAGGTGCCGGCTGTTGTTGTCTTATGGAATGAGGAGAAGTGAGCAATGCAAGCAGAAGAGTTTGACATCCTGTTTCAATCGGACTAACGTGGATAAAATGCACGGGGAAGAGCCAGAGTACCCTGGCCTAGAACGTGGCCTGCATATTTCAGTCTCGCAAGTGTACTACATTTGGGATCGAAGACAGTGGAGCTCGGCAGTGAGCGAAATACAGATTTATTCTTCCGCTATGTAAAGTCCTACATGAGTTGCCCACTCCCCATTCAATCAAGTTGCCGCGTGCACCATCAACTGTTGCCCTTCGCTGTTGTATTTGCGTAATCGCGTGAACTCTTCCTACCCACATTCGCACTCACTCAAAGGGTGCAGAGCCTGGACAGCAGCATCGGCTCGGCGGATGCCTGCAGCAGGGTGAACTAGATTCAGCAGCTAGGTACTTCTTAGGAGTCCCGAACGGGGGTGCCCTCGGTGCATCCAGGACGCACGGGGTGATGAGTTCAGCCACCAGGTTGCACATAGAAAAATCCACCGCACAGATACGTCGGTGGTGTATGAGGCTGCCCTGTACAGCCACCAGCGTTATtattatgtatatatgtatcacGTTTAACCTTCTATGACCCCCGTTTTCGTCTTTTGAAAGCCCGGGCGGACACGAGAAAGGGGAGTTGGCCCTTTTCCGTGTCGAAAGACCGCATCCATGAACCGTGAATAAACACCTGAGGCacgtctctctgcctcgtctccgtcgtTTTCTCGCGCGAAACGCACGTTCCCGCGCAAACTGACTTCAGCGACGCTGATGGCGTCAACTATTCTTTTCTTTCCGGAGCAcacagcgacgcagcagaggaagcagacagTCAGACAAGAGGAGGCCTCACGAAAGCCGTTGCCGGTTtcgaaaaaaggaaaaacacgcgcaagaagagacggcgcgaATCGCAACGCGGATTTGTCTCCTCTCTAGTCTCGTTCTACGTAGAGCGGGGATGTCAGCAAGCGAAGGAGCACGCCAACACCGCGAGAAGAAACAAAACTCAATTGAACCCGGTAGCAGCGACGTTGTGGGTGACGCATGCGTCTGGGCGCAGCGAGGCTGTTTGCCGCGCGATAAAAACGGTGCGAAATTCAGAGACTGGAAGTCTCCCGCAAGGGATGCGGAAACACATGAATCTGGTAGCACGCGAGGCGATAggctctctcgtctctttgCTTCACGACGCACAAGGAAAGAAAACACGCGGAAAAAGAGATCCAcacacgcagctgcagcggcagaagTGAAGGacagacagaaaaaacgTCAGAGTCGGTAGTTGGATCGCAGCGAACGCAAGACGACGCACACTCGTCTGAAGGAATTACAAGGCAGGCTTCGTGACAGTCTCTCAGAAAGAAGGAACGCCTCGAAAAAATGCCTCGCCCCCACACTCCCCCCCAAGACGAGCAGCCCGACGTTGCCGCGACATTTTTTTTtcgaaaaaagagaagccGCTGCGCAGATCAGATGACGCGCGGACAGCGATCCACACGCTCGACAGAATCCCCGACAGCCTTCGAGGGTGACGCACAAGCACCGCATCCtccttctgtctcctcgctggctTTCGACGGGTCGCGGACTCGCCTCCGATcgtgcgcgcgcctgcctcgcgtttcctcttttcACCGTGCCCggcgtcctctcttctcAGCACGCTTTACCTTAGAGACCGGCTATCTTCCGATAGAGCTCCGCGAGCTGTTCTTCAGTCACGACGAGTTTCTGCACAAAGTGggtctcggcgcgcgcgccggcggacgccgacgGGGCGCCCTTGTTgcctttctccgcggcgtttTCCTTCGGCAGCAACTTGGTGGCGCTAGCATGCTTGAGCCATTCCGGTTCGCCGGGAAGCGTGACGCGCATCACGGGCGTCTTCTGCACTGCGAGCGTCGCGACCGACTGGatcgcctcccgcgcccgctgcgccgcgttcgcctcttCCAATCCCTCCAGGCTCTCTTCACCCTTCGcgactcgcgcctcgccgggTGCCGacgcgaggggcgacgacgaaagctgcgagagaagcgcaggcgccgcgcaggacgcAGGGGAAACGACGTTCGCCAGCGACGTGAACTGCCGGATGTAGCGCGATGTGCTCAAGTTCGCGTGATCCCCGAAGCCGCCGTGGACGCCACCCGCCCTGAAccgcacacgcacgcgcgcgacacGCCATGAAAAAGCATATCCTTTTCCAGACACACtaatatatatgcagatataCACATATTTGCGCAtctatacatacacatataaatatgtatatgtatatttatatgcttGTAAGTGTATATGTACGCAGTGCCGgggaggctggcggcgcgggttGGATGGGCGCCTGCCAGCGCTTCGACTGGGAAGGCACACCGACACGTGGAGTGAGACCTCAAAACCATGATACAGAAAACACACGCGCACCCAGACTCCGACGCAAAGACGCGGGAAGGCCCTTCCAAACGCGAGCCGCCTGGTAGctgcaggggggggggtcaaTTTGAGCTTCGAGATGCATTTTCTTGACTAACGTACAGGCGGGCGAAGAGTCGGTCGATGCGCTTAGTAAGCGACagcatctgcagctgcagcgcgtcgtgTTCGTTTCGGTATTTCCTTAGCTTGGCGCGGTTCTCgtcaggcggcgcgctcggATTCCAAATCGGAATCTGAAAGgcatgcagcagcaccgCGTTCTGCAGCCGCCTGAGGAAACGCACACGGAGCGAGAGATCGAAAGCCACAGACATGCGGCCagaaggcgaaaaaaaaaacccgcCGTATTATCCACTCCTCCACAACATACACTCAGCGATGGGGCAAGTGCACTGAATGAGTTGcaatacatacataaaaaGCATCTGTCTATACATATGCATCattatatatgtgtatgtgttgTACCGAGGCCGCGTCGTTCTGCATAgaggcgcgtgcagagatatagagagagacgggAAGAGACCAACGGAAAAGGACACTGCGTGCAGAGGTCCCTCTCTAGCGGAAAACGTGCGGGTCATGAGAAGTGGCCGTTATCGCGTCCCTCCCCGTGTTCTTCAgtttcttctcgtcttcgctaACTCCCACGAATACACgaatctatatatatatatatatcaatatacgtatatatatttatatatacatacatacgtatcGACGTCGGTACACTTTGCTTGGCTTCGCCACCGGGCGCCTGACCTGTATTCGTCGAGCATTTGCACGCCAGCCTCGGGGCCTGAGATGTCAAGCGCGTCGGCCTCGACTTCTTCGATTTGCATTTTCAGCGTCTGTTGGTGCACAAGTGCGCGCTGTTGGAAGGAACTGAAGTGCACGCCGAACTTGAGCGATGCCTGGGACGAGACAGGTAGCGAATCCTCCGCGCGAAGAtcctgcgagagcgacgaagacgcgcgcgagatgcGGTCGGTGCCGCCTCGGCTCAGCTCCTGCAAAGTCTCCAACACTGAAGACATCAGCGACACAGACAGAGGCACAGAGCCGTCTGCCCCGCGAGCCGAGAGTACGCGGCGAACccgaaaaaacaaaaaaaaaaaaaaccgacACACACAACCGACAGGGAGCAGAAAAAGACTCTTACAAAAAAACTCGCGCTTTCCAGTCCAATGATGCAACGAGACATCGATTGCGCGCGAACGCTCACCGTCTAGTTCTTGCCGCGCGATCTGCttggcggcgcctgcgaggcgaacgTCCAGCAACTCGAGCTCCTGCTTCCGAATGATATTCCGCAGCATCTGAATCTAAAACCAAAGATACACAGAAACACTTACATGCGCCCCTGGAGAAACCTGACGCTGTGGTGCCCGCTCAGCACCTTGGGCACCTTCCAAAGTCACACGCCTACACCACGAGACGTATATAAACGTGAgcctatatacatatacacgtaAAAACATTTAAACGCAAATATATATGAGAATAaatctacatatatatagtttCCACAAGTCTGATTGCGGCAGAGGCATATCTAAGAGGGACTGGAGACCTGAAACGCCCGGCGTGGCGCGACCAGAAAGCACATGTGTGCGCTGCGATGACGCGCTTCCAACAATACATGCTCGGGCGTATTTTATACACGACTTTCAAATAAAAATGCAGAGAGGCTCTGAGGATAGATTCACCTATAAGGCAAAAACAAAGTTGCAGGAGAAACTAAACAACTAACGATCAACTCCCGCTTATGCTCACCTGCTCGCTGTCTCCCCCGCCAGTCGCTGCCGAAAGAGACACTTTTCtcagcgcctccaggcgcttgTTCAGCTCTGAGAACAAGCAGACACGAATTTACTCTCATACATACAAACAAGCTTGTAGAACGAGCACGCTGCCACGCCACTGCTCAACTCAAAGAAGTTAGGGATGACTCGTCGCGATTTGAAGCACTGAGTGTGTCGCAGTTCCTTCGTACGATTGGTAGTCTTCGTGGGTCAAAGAGGACTCCTGGGGCTGCACTCTGCCGTTTAGACTTCACGGAAGGAACGCAGTTCTTCGCAGTGGCACGTTTGCCTCACCCTCCAGCGTAGACGTGCAAGCAGAGACATCTCCGCACGTGTGAATCGAGGCGAGTACccacgccgctgcctcgcagaGGAACCTAAGACCGACCTTGGAGGTGGATGCTCAACTCGCGTTTGTCGTGGCGGAGTTGATGCGCCTCCGTGCTGTGCTGTTCGATTCTCCGTCGGGCGGCGTCCAGCATGTGAACGTAGCTGCTCTTCTCCTTCAAGATTCGCTGGAATTCGTTCTCCAGCTGGTCATACCTGGGAAAAAGTGAAGCGAAGCGAAAACTCAGAAGCGCGCTCAAAGCACTACAAAAGGAGACGGATACACCCGCGGAAACAtttcgcctctgctgtcAACGCGAACGCGCTCATAACGCACCCGCCTCAAACCGCAAATCAACCAACGAAGGGATGAAAGATCAAGACACAAAGCTGCACATCCTTGTACGCAGGTACATACGCAAACATACACACGCAATTTATTCACACGGTACGCAAGCATACcgccatatatatatatatatacacgcataaacatacacatatatatttatacactTGTGCATACATAAAGTACATATATTt
This DNA window, taken from Besnoitia besnoiti strain Bb-Ger1 chromosome III, whole genome shotgun sequence, encodes the following:
- a CDS encoding hypothetical protein (encoded by transcript BESB_050650); amino-acid sequence: MSERETRPFVSRRRAFVPRLDLSRVTSQTRALLAAEDAVNLGGAGSVAGLNSSTGTSSAYADEGESEQMSACTGRSERETPGDGEEIDSAEQVCQRLVEGDDCGRRAVQVLQQCERLQAAAGVATPDAARSQSISTCVDSPALQLPQPYLQLPVESVAAASTQGAENGLHPAPRLRRCAGERIQFHPGLGVTHGVTHGGAPPCNSTTVFVPETEQGVSERDKRPRVWSRPAFVPRLDLSRVTSQTRALLAAEDAMNLGGAGSVAGLNSSTGTSSAYADEGESEQMSACTGRSERETPGDGEEIDSAEQVCQRLVEGDDCGRRAVQVLQQCERLQAAAGVATPDAARSQSISTCVDSPALQLPQPYLQLPVESVAAASTQGAENGLHPAPRLRRCAGERIQFHPGLGVTHGVTHGGAPPCNSTTVFVPETEQGVSERDKRPRVWSRPAFVPRLDLSRVTSQTRALLAAEDAVNLGGAGSVAGLNSSTGTSSAYADEGESEQMSACTGRSERETPGDGEEIDSAEQVCQRLVEGDDCGRRAVQVLQQCERLQAAAGVATPDAARSQSISTCVDSPALQLPQPYLQLPVESVAAASTQGAENGLHPAPRLRRCAGERIQFHPGLGVTHGVTHGGAPPCNSTTVFVPETEQGVSERDKRPRVWSRPAFVPRLDLSRVTSQTRALLAAEDAVNLGGAGSVAGLNSSTGTSSAYADEGESEQMSACTGRSERETPGDGEEIDSAEQVCQRLVEGDDCGRRAVQVLQQCERLQAAAGVATPDAARSQSISTCVDSPALQLPQPYLQLPVESVAAASTQGAENGLHPVPRLRRCAGERIQFHPGLGVTHGVTHGGAPPCNSTTVFVPETEQGVSERDKRPRVWSRPAFVPRLDLSRVTSQTRALLAAEDAVNLGGAGSVSGLNSSNGAALHYDEEAGRECVCEIELMTKSVFSTVNAFAAHQSRMVVSGDAAVAHLQGTQQNSGVSWQAHTGSHGFNGGEKPNCVARGSINSALPSSTGLAREVMANSQGPVRYGEALGNVLQQRSSRLGAGPEDTRARPFDGAHSQLVLPAESPGVPFGLNRPSAVRSTAEEMGAGAGCDENLDSSDQGARIVARAEKMGISKVVSPRLKVARPEAENANCEESKRPANAQGDRILTTQPPSSVEAAEQIDGLADGVSNTQPVFQALSKPLGGAAGGAAGIGSPGVRDPEASRRFPDSVDEASLDGASPRKHEGPDCGVGVSEPTQGLLKRSNQTLAQELGPLNSRPGTSVLDSPEMQATLPEAHIQLEKPSGPISHGVHGQIQVCEALRQQPEPSDDRPSLRQGAWGRRGTGDGPASVLGLQERAVNGGVEHAARALFCSGFGSRQNGTRTSGMCTRRKYVDLSPSVKMPNASGEYGHQWDKSVYLCCPQVAAQPPLVPALFRTSDTTRAECATGLHETEGGHRDAISSPFVVGHATTACRLGATLVLPTVVAHTITTTHPHSSAPTHESGADLSASPPKTSSYIAMPCGDHVRISHNTDKNPADVCPACVEVAPPSPQARERATWPQLPCWCGGTLPAEA